In Anomaloglossus baeobatrachus isolate aAnoBae1 chromosome 3, aAnoBae1.hap1, whole genome shotgun sequence, one genomic interval encodes:
- the LOC142295743 gene encoding uncharacterized protein LOC142295743, with protein MSSSGSPPSGSQTEVAETSQEMLPEEDGRGGEIHGAGGHSASTSRAHDRAPPRPSQGRRRGGGGHSASQRAPDSDGEEAGFINIDLLIDEVREREPLWNMADRRHADSIVTRRLWDEVCHAAIEGWGELNSRGQKKARDKLQKRWRSIRDRFKKELNQEMQAPSGSGGRRSKYRYFRALSFLRTTMVCRSTVCSTREPASNPTGAIPEQSATGEHRHRPHPSEPSLPSTSVPSTCAGASRETSLPEAAGDEIAFPLPHPSDTAALSRTPLGSGRQRHRGQEKSYAPEFLHLNAAFQNAIQLLAEQNRSSFSFINANMEKNTHELCTRLDRLHLDASKSPNHCFFQAVLERMEKLSPDQQMHVMQATGFLPTTSTHPSSSTCPPSSHCPYSPCCPVPACCPVPACCPVPACCPVPACCPVPAC; from the exons atgtcgtcttctggtagcccgccctccggttcacaaactgag gtggccgaaacatcacaggagatgctgccagaagaggacggaaggggtggagaaatacacggagcgggcggtcatagt gcttcaacttctagggctcacgatagagctcccccaagaccgtcccagggtcgtcgtcgaggtggcggtggtcatagt gcatcacagcgtgctcccgattctgacggtgaggaggccggatttatcaatatcgacctcctcatcgatgaagttagagagagggagccgctgtggaacatggctgaccgccgccacgctgattctatcgtaacccgtcgactctgggacgaggtatgccacgcagcgatagaaggttggggggagctcaattctcgtggccagaagaaagcgc gtgacaaacttcagaagcggtggcggtctatcagggatcgcttcaaaaaggagttgaatcaagagatgcaggccccgagtggatccggaggacgcagatccaaataccgttactttagagcgttgtcgttcctccggacaactatggtgtgcagaag caccgtctgcagcactcgggagcctgcatcgaacccgacaggagcgatccctgaacagtccgccactggggaacacaggcacagaccccacccatctgaaccttcccttccatctacatctgtcccatccacctgcgctggagcttcccgtgagacttcattacctgaagctgctggtgacgagatagcttttcccctaccccacccctctgacactgctgccctcagtagaacacctttgggttctgggcgtcagcgtcataggggtcaggaaaagagctatgcgcccgagttcttgcatctaaatgcagccttccagaacgccattcaattattagccgaacaaaatcgttcaagttttagcttcataaatgccaatatggaaaaaaatacacacgaattgtgcacgcgtctggacaggctgcatttagatgcaagtaaatcacccaatcattgtttttttcaagccgtactagagcgcatggaaaagctatctcctgaccagcagatgcatgtaatgcaagccacaggtttcctcccaaccacctccacccacccctcctccagcacctgccccccctccagccattgtccctactccccctgctgcccagtaccagcctgctgcccagtaccagcctgctgcccagtaccagcctgctgcccagtaccagcctgctgcccagtaccagcctgctga